The following proteins are encoded in a genomic region of Pyxicephalus adspersus chromosome 9, UCB_Pads_2.0, whole genome shotgun sequence:
- the CSKMT gene encoding citrate synthase-lysine N-methyltransferase CSKMT, mitochondrial: MFRLHCRWLSFLQPRTQHFGTDAGSKGKGECLRNGMGDRKTWDSIYSNNSYNGLSHFDWFFSYKHLKGFLFSLINEIAPDKYLGPPMLVLDLGCGTSDIGVGLFRDSHFPLLISCIDNSAPAILAMKKTLVTGTPIRSAHPDSHLEYIQNDVTHLHGFTSGSASLILDKGTSDSLLRSGEEQAQKMVLEALRVLKKGGKLVQFTDEDPDARLPFLEKLGAQPNVIFHDLGLNNGVMYYAYIVTGQS; the protein is encoded by the exons ATGTTCAGACTTCACTGTCGGTGGTTATCTTTTCTCCAACCTAGAACACAACATTTTGGGACAGACGCTGGATCCAAAGGAAAGGGAG aatgtCTTCGAAACGGTATGGGTGATAGAAAAACGTGGGATAGCATTTACTCAAACAATTCCTATAACGGACTTTCCCATTTTGACTGGTTCTTCAGTTATAAACATCTGAAAGGTTTTTTGTTCTCTCTTATTAATGAAATTGCTCCGGATAAGTATTTAGGACCACCAATGCTTGTGTTGGATTTGGGTTGTGGCACTTCAGATATTGGAGTTGGTTTATTTCGTGACTCTCATTTTCCACTTTTAATATCCTGCATAGACAATTCTGCTCCTGCAATTCTTGCTATGAAAAAAACTCTTGTAACAGGAACCCCCATCCGGTCTGCACATCCAGATTCCCATTTGGAGTACATACAAAATGATGTCACTCACCTCCATGGCTTTACTTCGGGTAGTGCGTCACTTATTTTGGACAAGGGGACCTCAGATTCTCTTCTTCGTTCAGGAGAGGAGCAGGCTCAAAAAATGGTGTTAGAAGCTCTGCGGGTTCTGAAGAAAGGGGGCAAATTGGTTCAGTTCACTGATGAAGATCCAGATGCCAGACTTCCTTTCTTGGAGAAACTTGGAGCCCAaccaaatgtaatatttcatgaCCTAGGACTTAATAACGGAGTGATGTACTATGCATATATTGTGACAGGACAATCATAG